The following coding sequences lie in one Cannabis sativa cultivar Pink pepper isolate KNU-18-1 chromosome 5, ASM2916894v1, whole genome shotgun sequence genomic window:
- the LOC133038165 gene encoding uncharacterized protein LOC133038165, which produces MSDLQDFGASCHRRTIRYAAVIVGIPLNPSGGADSWYWVAEKNGFYSVRSAYNLLEKNLCIKKVLVENTCPLCGVFAETERHILVFCNFAWSCWEYAGLAAVNRDTSSLGLWLADMFRLLNGESQGRVRSRSVKDVVTFASSSLDHWLKAQGKGNIPLLSPLKDEDGSELWIKPSVGIKLNVDAAIFDLSSKHGFGCVVRNANGDLVAAFAGVKHGKVSPDLAEIMRIREPLSWLKNHAYTQAIVETDSLVCAEALRNAEVFVSSFGLVVEDCKKILDSLINVSLLFVKRSANCAAHFVARHSISLAERMFSINSVPMELMSILTSDCSS; this is translated from the exons ATGTCAGATTTACAAGATTTTGGAGCTTCTTGTCACAGAAGAACGATCAG ATATGCTGCCGTAATCGTTGGAATTCCTTTAAACCCCTCTGGTGGTGCTGATTCGTGGTATTGGGTTGCAGAGAAAAATGGCTTCTATTCAGTCCGAAGTGCTTATAATTTGCTTGAAA AAAATTTGTGTATTAAGAAGGTATTGGTTGAGAATACTTGTCCTTTGTGTGGTGTGTTTGCTGAGACGGAAAGGCATATCTTGgtgttttgtaattttgcttgGTCTTGTTGGGAGTATGCTGGATTGGCTGCTGTTAACAGAGACACTTCTTCTCTTGGGTTGTGGCTGGCTGATATGTTCAGGCTGTTGAATGGCGAGTCCCAGGGAAGAgtt CGGTCTCGAAGTGTGAAGGATGTGGTTACATTTGCTAGTTCGAGTCTTGATCATTGGTTGAAAGCTCAAGGAAAGGGTAACATTCCCTTGTTGTCTCCTCTCAAAGATGAAGATGGATCGGAGCTATGGATAAAGCCGAGTGTAGGTATCAAGCTCAACGTAGATGCAGCCATCTTCGACCTCTCTTCCAAGCATGGCTTCGGGTGTGTTGTCCGAAACGCAAATGGAGATTTGGTTGCTGCTTTTGCTGGGGTTAAACATGGCAAAGTGTCCCCTGATCTGGCTGAAATAATGAGAATAAGGGAGCCTTTGAGCTGGCTAAAAAATCACGCCTACACCCAGGCCATTGTCGAGACAGACAGCCTTGTATGTGCTGAAGCCCTTCGTAATGCAGAGGTCTTTGTTTCATCGTTCGGTTTAGTGGTGGAAGATTGCAAGAAGATCCTTGATAGTTTGATTAATGTTTCGTTATTGTTTGTTAAGCGTTCTGCGAATTGTGCTGCGCACTTTGTTGCCCGGCATTCTATTTCTTTAGCTGAACGTATGTTTTCTATTAATAGTGTTCCTATGGAGTTGATGTCTATTCTTACGAGCGATTGCTCGAGTTAA